From the genome of Thiobacter sp. AK1, one region includes:
- a CDS encoding type II secretion system protein, translating to MRAATSARSRGFSLIEMAVVLFIVVLLLGSLLVPFATQVEQRRIAETQKTMEEIKEALIGFAIQQGRLPCPAISATDGHEQSPCSTQSGFVPWATLGVSKLDAWGHLFRYAVSPAFSSQANPIRFDSAPTLTIKTRDAAGSLVNVTDLSSVPVVLLSYGPNGYGATNDDGSTAAPVPAQNLDEANNAQPAPNAYITRPPKKAQVGCNDNGSPACEFDDIVGWLSPYVLFNRMVAAGRLP from the coding sequence ATGAGGGCAGCCACCAGTGCCCGTTCAAGGGGGTTCTCCCTGATTGAGATGGCCGTGGTGCTGTTCATCGTGGTGCTGCTCCTGGGCAGCCTGCTGGTGCCCTTCGCCACCCAGGTGGAGCAGCGGCGCATTGCAGAGACGCAGAAGACGATGGAAGAGATTAAGGAAGCGTTGATCGGCTTTGCCATCCAGCAAGGCCGCCTGCCGTGTCCGGCCATTTCCGCCACCGACGGACATGAGCAGTCGCCCTGCTCGACCCAGTCCGGCTTCGTTCCCTGGGCCACGCTGGGCGTGAGCAAACTCGACGCCTGGGGCCACCTGTTCCGCTATGCCGTGAGTCCTGCATTCAGCTCCCAGGCGAATCCCATTCGGTTTGACTCTGCCCCCACGCTCACGATCAAGACCCGCGACGCCGCCGGTAGCCTCGTGAATGTGACCGACCTTTCGTCCGTTCCCGTGGTGCTGCTGTCTTACGGTCCCAATGGTTACGGTGCCACCAATGACGACGGCAGCACGGCGGCGCCGGTCCCGGCCCAGAATCTGGATGAGGCCAACAATGCGCAGCCTGCCCCCAACGCCTATATCACCCGCCCTCCGAAAAAAGCCCAAGTAGGGTGTAACGACAACGGTAGTCCCGCCTGCGAGTTCGACGATATCGTCGGCTGGCTCTCGCCCTATGTGCTATTCAACCGCATGGTCGCCGCCGGCCGCCTGCCCTGA
- a CDS encoding KpsF/GutQ family sugar-phosphate isomerase: MSDDTLTHARPQALDLARQVLTIEAQAVSALAERLDERFLAAVELVLNCRGRVVVSGMGKSGHIARKIASTLASTGTPAFFVHPAEASHGDLGMITREDVVIALSNSGESPELLTIVPLIKRTGAKLISMTGRPQSTLAREADVHLDASVAREACPLGLAPTASTTAALALGDALAVALLDARGFGAEDFARSHPGGALGRRLLVRVSDVMRKDEALPRVRPEASLRDALLEMTKKGMGMTAVVDADDRVVGIYTDGDLRRSLDRGCDIHATRIAQVMTPSPRTIAPERLAAEAVERMQNHNIYSLLVVDGAGRLIGALSMHDLMRAGVV, translated from the coding sequence ATGTCAGACGATACGCTCACACATGCCCGGCCCCAGGCCCTCGACCTGGCGCGCCAAGTGCTCACCATCGAGGCCCAGGCAGTATCGGCCCTGGCCGAGCGGCTGGACGAGCGGTTTCTCGCCGCAGTGGAGCTGGTGCTCAACTGCCGCGGCCGGGTGGTGGTAAGCGGCATGGGCAAGTCAGGACACATCGCCCGCAAGATCGCCTCCACCTTGGCCAGCACTGGCACACCCGCCTTCTTCGTGCACCCCGCGGAGGCAAGTCACGGCGATCTGGGCATGATCACCCGCGAGGACGTGGTGATCGCCCTGTCCAACTCGGGCGAGAGTCCTGAACTGCTCACCATCGTGCCCCTCATCAAGCGCACCGGTGCCAAGCTCATCAGCATGACCGGCCGCCCCCAGTCCACTCTGGCACGCGAGGCCGACGTGCATCTCGATGCCAGCGTGGCACGCGAGGCCTGTCCGCTGGGGCTCGCACCCACCGCCAGCACCACCGCAGCGCTGGCCCTGGGTGATGCGCTGGCAGTCGCTCTGCTGGATGCGCGCGGCTTCGGCGCCGAGGATTTTGCCCGTTCCCACCCAGGCGGCGCGCTGGGCCGACGTCTGTTGGTGCGCGTCTCGGATGTGATGCGCAAGGACGAAGCTCTACCGCGAGTGCGCCCGGAGGCGAGCCTGCGCGATGCCCTGCTGGAAATGACCAAGAAGGGCATGGGCATGACTGCCGTCGTGGACGCCGACGACCGGGTGGTGGGAATCTATACCGACGGTGATCTGCGACGCAGCTTGGACCGCGGCTGCGACATCCACGCCACGCGCATCGCCCAGGTGATGACCCCAAGTCCGCGCACGATCGCGCCGGAACGGCTTGCCGCGGAAGCAGTGGAACGCATGCAGAATCACAACATCTACAGCCTGCTGGTGGTGGATGGCGCCGGTCGTCTCATCGGCGCGCTCTCGATGCACGACCTGATGCGCGCCGGCGTGGTGTGA
- a CDS encoding monovalent cation:proton antiporter-2 (CPA2) family protein encodes MHNTLELVLILLAAAVLIVALLRLLRLPSLVGYMAAGVVIGPHAWGLVPDTEESRYLAEFGVVFLMFSIGLEFSLPQLKAMRHLVFGLGGLQMGVTALAVLVIALAAGLDWRAGLALGGILAMSSTAIVSRLLAERYELQSRHGQSIVGVLLFQDLAVVPLLILVPALARGDDALATTLGLAVLKAAGALALILFFGQRLMRPWFALVAARKTPELFMLNVFLVTLGLAWFTQRAELSLALGAFLAGVLISETEYRHQVEADIRPFRDVLLGLFFITMGMQLDPAQVMGELPWVLAATLVLVLGKLAIVAGLARLMGASTADAWRVGLSLAQAGEFGLVLLALATTQGLIPGPVAQVVLAAMLLSMVAAPLVIQHSDALVRRLCASEWMSRAAELHAIAATSFGREGHVIICGYGRSGQILARLLDQEQVPSIALDLDPVRVKQAAAAGESVVYGDAGRLEVLMAAGLSRARMVVVTYADVPSALKVLAVVRQARPGLPVVVRTLDDSQMEPLIAAGAQEVVPEVLEGSLMLASHALMLLGVPPSRVVKRVREVRAQRYRLLKAFFLGLSEAGAEEGGETVQPRLYTVTIPEQAPTLGRTLAELDLDSLGVEVTAVRRHGVRGLDPGPELRLEAGDSLILMGLPDDLALAELRLTRG; translated from the coding sequence ATGCACAACACGCTGGAACTCGTCCTCATCCTTCTTGCCGCTGCGGTCCTCATCGTCGCCTTGCTGCGCCTGCTCAGGCTGCCATCGCTAGTAGGCTACATGGCAGCAGGCGTGGTCATCGGCCCACATGCCTGGGGACTGGTGCCAGACACGGAGGAATCCCGCTACCTCGCAGAATTTGGCGTGGTGTTCCTGATGTTCAGCATCGGCCTGGAATTCAGTCTCCCCCAGCTCAAGGCCATGCGCCATCTGGTGTTTGGTTTGGGTGGCCTGCAGATGGGCGTGACCGCCCTCGCCGTGTTGGTCATCGCGCTCGCGGCGGGACTGGACTGGCGCGCGGGGCTCGCGTTGGGCGGCATTCTTGCCATGTCTTCCACTGCCATCGTCAGCCGACTGCTCGCAGAACGCTACGAATTGCAGTCGCGCCACGGGCAGAGCATCGTCGGCGTGTTGCTGTTTCAGGATCTCGCCGTGGTGCCGCTGCTGATCCTGGTTCCCGCGCTCGCCCGTGGGGACGACGCCTTGGCCACGACGCTTGGCCTGGCGGTGTTGAAGGCGGCGGGGGCGCTGGCGCTAATCCTCTTCTTCGGGCAGCGGCTGATGCGCCCCTGGTTCGCCCTGGTCGCGGCGCGCAAGACGCCGGAGCTATTCATGCTCAATGTCTTTCTGGTGACCCTGGGCCTGGCTTGGTTCACTCAGCGCGCCGAGCTCTCTTTGGCCCTGGGGGCCTTTCTGGCCGGTGTGCTGATTTCCGAGACCGAATACCGCCACCAGGTGGAAGCGGACATCAGGCCTTTCCGCGATGTCTTGCTTGGTCTGTTCTTCATCACCATGGGCATGCAGCTTGATCCCGCGCAGGTAATGGGCGAGCTGCCCTGGGTGCTGGCGGCCACGTTGGTGTTGGTCTTGGGCAAGCTGGCCATCGTGGCGGGACTGGCGCGGCTCATGGGCGCGAGCACCGCTGATGCCTGGCGCGTGGGTCTGTCCCTTGCCCAGGCGGGTGAATTCGGCCTGGTGCTGCTGGCCCTTGCCACGACGCAGGGTCTCATCCCAGGACCCGTGGCCCAGGTGGTGCTGGCGGCGATGCTGCTGTCCATGGTGGCCGCACCGCTCGTCATCCAGCATAGCGATGCCCTGGTGCGCCGCCTGTGCGCGAGCGAATGGATGAGCCGCGCCGCCGAGCTGCATGCCATCGCCGCCACCAGCTTCGGTCGGGAAGGTCACGTCATCATCTGTGGCTATGGACGCAGCGGGCAGATTCTGGCGCGCCTGCTGGACCAGGAACAGGTGCCCTCCATCGCCCTGGACCTGGACCCGGTGCGGGTGAAGCAGGCCGCCGCGGCCGGCGAGAGCGTGGTCTACGGCGATGCCGGGCGTCTGGAGGTCCTCATGGCGGCGGGGCTGTCGCGGGCGCGTATGGTGGTGGTCACCTATGCCGATGTGCCTTCCGCCCTCAAAGTGCTTGCCGTGGTCAGGCAGGCGCGCCCGGGCCTGCCGGTGGTGGTGCGCACGCTGGACGACAGCCAGATGGAGCCGCTCATCGCCGCAGGTGCCCAGGAAGTGGTGCCGGAAGTACTGGAAGGTAGCCTGATGCTCGCCTCCCATGCCCTGATGCTGCTGGGCGTGCCGCCCTCACGCGTGGTCAAGCGGGTGCGGGAGGTGCGGGCGCAGCGCTACAGACTGCTCAAGGCCTTTTTCCTAGGTTTGAGTGAGGCGGGCGCAGAAGAAGGGGGCGAGACCGTGCAGCCGCGGCTTTATACCGTGACCATTCCCGAGCAAGCCCCCACCTTGGGGCGCACCCTCGCGGAGCTGGATTTGGACAGCCTAGGGGTTGAGGTCACCGCGGTGCGGCGCCATGGCGTGCGCGGCCTGGACCCGGGCCCCGAGCTGCGGCTCGAGGCCGGCGATTCGTTGATTCTCATGGGGCTGCCGGACGATCTGGCCCTAGCCGAGCTGCGCCTTACGCGTGGTTAA
- a CDS encoding ABC transporter permease has translation MSQVLAIARYTALEALRARSLRWALFTLCALFAASLFLRELTLTDSQRLQTTFLAAASRLACAVIVATLIIGAVVREFNEEGHLLLLSLPLPRTRYVLGRFLGFVAVALALALASASLLALTAPPALVLGWTVGLYLELSLVSAMAVFAAFGLRQWLPALLATLGFYLLARSIGGLQLLAHASRGDSAWLAPMTDVLAWLMPRLDGFASSARLLGETGGLAAALVQTLLYCALLLTAAALDVSRRDL, from the coding sequence ATGAGCCAGGTCCTCGCCATCGCCCGCTACACCGCCCTGGAAGCTTTGCGTGCGCGCAGTCTGCGTTGGGCGCTTTTCACCTTGTGCGCCCTGTTCGCGGCAAGCTTATTCTTGCGCGAGCTGACCCTCACCGACAGCCAGCGGCTGCAAACGACCTTCCTGGCCGCAGCCAGCCGCTTGGCCTGCGCCGTCATCGTGGCGACGCTCATTATCGGCGCCGTGGTACGCGAGTTCAACGAAGAAGGGCACTTGTTGCTGCTTTCCCTGCCCCTGCCACGCACGCGCTACGTGCTGGGCAGGTTCCTCGGCTTCGTGGCCGTGGCACTGGCACTCGCGCTAGCCAGTGCCAGTCTTCTTGCCCTCACCGCGCCACCGGCTTTGGTGCTCGGCTGGACGGTGGGCCTGTATCTGGAATTGAGCCTGGTGAGTGCCATGGCGGTTTTCGCCGCCTTCGGCCTACGGCAGTGGCTGCCCGCGCTTTTGGCCACACTGGGTTTCTACCTCCTCGCCCGCAGCATCGGCGGCCTGCAGTTGCTCGCCCATGCCAGTCGAGGGGACAGCGCTTGGCTTGCTCCCATGACGGACGTCCTGGCTTGGCTCATGCCGCGCCTGGATGGCTTCGCTAGCTCGGCGCGCCTTCTGGGTGAGACCGGCGGGCTGGCGGCGGCCTTGGTCCAGACCCTCCTCTATTGCGCCCTGCTGCTCACGGCGGCGGCTCTCGATGTCAGCCGACGTGATCTGTGA
- the lptC gene encoding LPS export ABC transporter periplasmic protein LptC has product MSRDLATWAALTLLGLLAALTYWLAQVVEPPPPKRDGSTRHDPDFIVENFSAVRLGEDGKPRFTLAAAKMTHYPDTETSELERPHFTRFSPTAAPLHALAQKGTISRDGENVYLRDQVRIIREAHGDRGELTLATSYLHIQPEKELATTDEPVTLSDPHTQITGVGLKLNAKTRHFQILSRVKVHYAKPRS; this is encoded by the coding sequence ATGAGCCGCGACCTCGCCACGTGGGCGGCCCTCACCCTGTTGGGGCTTCTCGCAGCCCTCACCTATTGGCTGGCGCAGGTGGTGGAGCCGCCGCCTCCCAAGCGCGATGGCAGCACGCGCCACGATCCGGATTTCATCGTGGAAAACTTCAGCGCCGTGCGTCTGGGCGAGGATGGTAAGCCGCGCTTCACCCTGGCAGCGGCGAAGATGACCCATTACCCCGATACCGAGACCAGCGAGCTGGAACGTCCCCACTTCACACGCTTTTCCCCCACCGCCGCGCCGTTACACGCGCTGGCGCAAAAAGGCACCATCAGCCGCGACGGCGAGAACGTCTATCTGCGTGACCAGGTGCGTATCATCCGCGAGGCCCATGGCGACCGGGGCGAACTCACTCTGGCTACGTCTTATCTACACATCCAGCCGGAAAAGGAGCTCGCAACCACCGACGAACCGGTAACCCTCAGCGACCCGCATACCCAGATCACCGGTGTTGGCTTAAAATTGAACGCCAAGACCCGCCACTTCCAGATCCTCTCCCGCGTGAAAGTCCATTATGCGAAACCCCGCAGCTGA
- the kdsC gene encoding 3-deoxy-manno-octulosonate-8-phosphatase KdsC, with the protein MTRHPITNVLSLDEVNLRAKQLRLIIFDVDGVLTDGSLYLSDDGQEIKAFFSLDGHGMKMLKRSGVELAIITARNSQLMVHRARNLGVTHLYQGAEDKLAAYQHLLAELEIAPEHIAYMGDDVVDLPVMRRCALAITVPSAPDIVKEHAHYITALPGGRGAVREVCELIMRAQGTWEAQLAPYLK; encoded by the coding sequence ATGACCCGTCATCCCATCACCAACGTCCTCTCCCTCGACGAGGTGAACCTGCGCGCAAAACAGCTGCGCCTGATCATCTTCGATGTGGACGGCGTGCTCACCGACGGTTCCCTCTACTTGAGCGACGATGGCCAGGAGATCAAGGCTTTCTTTTCCCTGGATGGGCACGGCATGAAGATGCTCAAGCGTTCCGGCGTGGAGCTGGCCATTATCACTGCCCGCAATTCCCAGCTCATGGTGCATCGAGCGCGCAACCTGGGCGTCACGCATCTCTATCAGGGTGCGGAAGACAAGCTCGCGGCCTATCAGCATTTGCTTGCGGAACTCGAGATCGCGCCTGAGCACATCGCCTACATGGGCGACGACGTGGTGGACCTGCCGGTGATGCGCCGCTGCGCACTGGCCATCACCGTTCCATCTGCTCCGGACATCGTCAAAGAGCACGCCCATTACATCACCGCTCTGCCCGGTGGCCGCGGCGCAGTGCGCGAAGTGTGTGAACTCATCATGCGCGCCCAGGGCACCTGGGAGGCACAGCTCGCGCCCTATCTGAAATGA
- the lptA gene encoding lipopolysaccharide transport periplasmic protein LptA yields the protein MRNPAAEAVRASARLARLALLALLLGLAAPPLARGEKADRDKPINLEANTMEVDDAAKVATYTGNVRLSQGTLLILADKLVVRQDAQGFTSATAYGNPASFRQKRDGVDEYIEGWAARIEYDGRRDRVELFGNARVKRGQDEVRGSYISYDAKSEFYQVKGGPDAVTETNPKGRVRAVIQPKSRNVAPPPGDGLELRPAQTPRQP from the coding sequence ATGCGAAACCCCGCAGCTGAGGCCGTGCGCGCCTCGGCCCGCCTCGCCCGCCTCGCGCTCCTCGCCCTCCTTCTCGGGCTTGCGGCTCCGCCGCTCGCCCGCGGCGAGAAGGCTGACCGAGACAAGCCCATCAACCTGGAGGCGAACACCATGGAGGTGGACGATGCCGCCAAGGTGGCCACCTACACCGGCAATGTGCGCCTGTCCCAGGGCACCTTACTGATCCTGGCCGACAAGCTGGTGGTGCGCCAGGACGCCCAAGGTTTCACCAGCGCCACCGCCTATGGCAATCCAGCCAGCTTCAGGCAGAAGCGCGACGGCGTGGACGAGTACATCGAAGGCTGGGCAGCCCGCATCGAATACGATGGCCGGCGTGACCGCGTGGAATTGTTCGGCAATGCGCGCGTCAAGCGCGGCCAGGACGAGGTGCGCGGCAGCTACATCTCCTATGACGCCAAGAGCGAGTTCTACCAGGTGAAGGGCGGACCCGATGCGGTGACGGAAACCAATCCCAAGGGCCGAGTACGAGCGGTGATCCAGCCCAAGTCCCGCAACGTTGCGCCGCCGCCGGGGGACGGGCTCGAACTACGGCCGGCGCAAACACCGCGTCAGCCATAA
- a CDS encoding sensor histidine kinase, protein MTETPRPSRPDGLRGRPPWWLALMLLTLHASLAWGVQPWWARALLLAHLGFFLLWQPVWRTDQPVGPASGVALALLAALLVLGAGWWTAALWIGVLVGLIGGRAFGIEHRRTRLAALLAVTYLLGMLLGWVVPHLFAAQPVPPPVTALIRFGLPVFPLLLLLLGRDAAASEKPHVVDFIYSLMLFLLVLVLVLGSFALQVISGEHYLLALAGALIALAGLLLVLAWLWQPRAGFAGFGQLLSRYLLSVGLPFEDWLRNLARLAESEREPEAFLRRAMGEIEKLPWVSGGTWRTPEAKGEFGLPTAYCLEISLRRLALDLYTRTHPAPALVMHTRLLVELIEFFYEAKLREQQQRQNAYMQAIHETGARLTHDVKNLLQSLTTLCSAAESSGTDQAEALQALMRRQLPLITTRLDQTLKKLRAPHLVGKEEAPARQWWAALMTRYEDENIEFEAEGEPDDTPIPVDLFDSVADNLLQNALKKRAQQKDILIRVRFAAGPRRAFTVCDTGRPMSQETAARLINAPVVSTTGFGIGLYQAARQAEALGYQLRLLHNEVGRVCFELRPALRLVVANENTPPAS, encoded by the coding sequence ATGACCGAAACCCCTCGGCCTAGCCGCCCGGACGGGCTGCGTGGGCGGCCCCCCTGGTGGCTTGCGCTGATGCTTTTGACTCTCCACGCCTCCCTGGCCTGGGGGGTGCAGCCCTGGTGGGCGCGCGCCCTGCTGCTGGCCCATCTGGGTTTCTTCCTGCTGTGGCAACCGGTGTGGCGAACGGACCAGCCGGTGGGTCCCGCCTCTGGCGTGGCGCTCGCCCTGCTCGCGGCGCTTTTGGTGCTGGGCGCGGGCTGGTGGACGGCGGCCCTCTGGATTGGGGTGCTGGTGGGCCTCATCGGTGGTCGCGCCTTCGGCATCGAGCATCGACGCACGCGTCTGGCGGCCCTGCTGGCCGTGACCTATTTGCTGGGCATGCTCCTGGGCTGGGTGGTGCCCCATCTGTTTGCCGCCCAACCGGTGCCGCCCCCGGTGACGGCTCTGATTCGCTTCGGCTTGCCCGTCTTCCCACTGTTGCTCCTGCTCCTGGGTCGCGACGCGGCCGCTTCCGAAAAGCCCCACGTGGTGGACTTCATCTACAGTCTGATGCTGTTCCTGCTGGTGCTGGTGCTGGTACTGGGCAGCTTCGCCCTCCAGGTGATCAGCGGTGAGCACTACCTGCTGGCGCTGGCCGGCGCCCTGATTGCCTTGGCCGGGCTGCTCCTGGTGCTGGCCTGGCTGTGGCAGCCGCGCGCGGGCTTCGCCGGCTTCGGGCAGCTTTTGTCCCGCTATCTCTTGAGTGTGGGGCTACCCTTCGAGGACTGGTTGCGCAATCTGGCGCGGCTGGCGGAAAGTGAGCGCGAGCCAGAGGCCTTTCTACGCCGTGCCATGGGGGAGATCGAGAAACTGCCCTGGGTATCCGGCGGGACCTGGCGTACCCCGGAGGCCAAAGGCGAGTTCGGTCTGCCCACGGCCTACTGCCTGGAGATTTCCTTGCGGCGCCTGGCCCTGGATCTCTACACCCGTACTCATCCCGCCCCCGCACTGGTGATGCACACCCGGCTGTTGGTCGAGCTCATCGAATTCTTCTACGAGGCCAAGCTGCGGGAACAGCAGCAGCGCCAGAATGCCTACATGCAGGCCATTCACGAGACGGGGGCGCGTCTGACCCACGACGTGAAGAATCTCTTGCAATCCCTCACCACCCTGTGCAGCGCGGCGGAATCCAGCGGGACCGACCAGGCCGAGGCCCTGCAAGCCCTCATGAGACGTCAGTTGCCCCTGATCACCACGCGTCTTGACCAGACGCTGAAAAAGCTGCGTGCGCCCCACTTGGTGGGCAAGGAGGAGGCGCCGGCGCGCCAGTGGTGGGCGGCGCTCATGACCCGCTACGAAGACGAAAACATCGAATTCGAAGCCGAAGGCGAGCCCGACGATACCCCCATCCCGGTGGACCTGTTCGATAGCGTGGCGGACAACCTGCTGCAAAACGCCCTCAAGAAACGTGCCCAGCAGAAGGATATCCTCATTCGCGTGCGTTTCGCCGCCGGGCCGCGGCGCGCCTTTACCGTGTGCGACACGGGGCGACCCATGAGCCAAGAGACGGCCGCGCGTCTGATTAACGCGCCCGTGGTTTCGACCACGGGTTTCGGCATCGGCCTGTATCAGGCGGCGCGCCAGGCGGAAGCCTTGGGCTACCAGCTTCGCCTGCTCCACAACGAAGTGGGCCGGGTGTGCTTCGAATTGCGGCCTGCGCTCCGGCTGGTGGTTGCCAACGAAAATACCCCGCCTGCGTCTTAG
- a CDS encoding prepilin-type N-terminal cleavage/methylation domain-containing protein has protein sequence MNARQQGFTLIEIAIVLVIIGLLLGGVLKGQELIQNARVRNIIAQQDGIKAAFFGFQDRYRGIPGDYPVALANQNIPGAGNVCGGNGNSLIEDKTTTGSPEYICAWYHLSKAGFITGNYTGTGTTADANNSPANPFGGLIQLIFDNVYLDAASNPPAVHNIKTGINIPSTVLAEVDRKIDDGNPASGSFRYTPWNVPNTSTCVTSATPPAWDNTGAQTVCGGVTLF, from the coding sequence ATGAATGCAAGGCAGCAGGGCTTCACCCTGATCGAAATCGCCATCGTCCTGGTAATCATCGGCCTACTCTTGGGCGGCGTGCTCAAGGGCCAGGAGCTGATCCAAAACGCCCGCGTGCGCAACATCATCGCGCAGCAGGATGGCATCAAGGCCGCGTTCTTTGGCTTCCAGGACCGTTACCGCGGCATTCCCGGGGATTATCCGGTGGCGCTTGCCAACCAGAACATCCCGGGTGCGGGAAACGTATGCGGGGGCAACGGCAACAGCCTGATCGAGGACAAGACTACCACCGGTTCGCCGGAGTACATCTGCGCCTGGTACCACCTGTCCAAGGCAGGCTTCATCACCGGCAACTACACTGGCACCGGCACCACGGCCGATGCCAACAACTCGCCGGCCAACCCCTTCGGCGGCCTGATCCAGCTCATCTTCGACAACGTTTATCTGGATGCCGCGAGCAACCCGCCGGCCGTGCACAACATCAAGACCGGAATTAACATTCCCAGCACGGTGCTGGCCGAGGTGGACCGCAAAATCGACGATGGCAATCCCGCAAGTGGCAGTTTCCGCTATACGCCCTGGAACGTGCCGAACACATCCACCTGCGTGACCAGCGCCACGCCACCGGCTTGGGACAATACCGGTGCCCAGACCGTGTGCGGCGGCGTGACCCTGTTCTGA
- the lptB gene encoding LPS export ABC transporter ATP-binding protein: protein MSTLEVVGLSKRYKARTVVKDVSLTVHSGEVVGLLGPNGAGKTTSFYMMVGLTPTDGGKILLDGQDLSRLPIHRRALLGLSYLPQEASVFRKLTVEENIRAILELQPLTASEIDSHLDLLLDELNIDHLRHAPATSLSGGERRRVEIGRALATRPRFILLDEPFAGVDPIAVLDIQKIIRFLSQRGIGVLITDHNVRETLGICDRAYIINEGSVLASGQPDEIVYNEAVRRVYLGEHFRL, encoded by the coding sequence ATGAGCACGCTGGAAGTCGTTGGCCTAAGCAAGCGCTACAAGGCGCGCACGGTGGTGAAAGACGTCTCCCTCACGGTTCACAGCGGGGAAGTAGTGGGTCTTTTGGGACCGAACGGTGCAGGCAAAACCACCAGTTTCTACATGATGGTAGGCTTGACCCCGACCGACGGCGGCAAGATTCTCCTCGACGGGCAAGACTTGAGCCGTTTGCCCATCCATCGGCGTGCGCTTCTTGGGCTGTCCTATCTGCCCCAGGAAGCGTCGGTGTTCCGCAAGCTCACCGTGGAGGAAAACATCCGCGCCATCTTGGAGCTGCAGCCACTGACGGCCTCCGAAATCGACAGTCATCTGGATTTGCTCCTTGACGAGCTCAATATCGACCATTTGCGTCATGCGCCCGCCACCAGCCTGTCCGGCGGCGAGCGCCGGCGCGTGGAAATCGGCCGGGCACTGGCCACGCGACCGCGTTTCATCCTGCTCGACGAACCCTTCGCGGGAGTCGATCCCATCGCCGTGCTGGACATCCAGAAGATCATCCGTTTCCTGTCGCAGCGGGGCATCGGTGTGCTGATCACCGATCACAACGTGCGCGAAACCCTCGGCATTTGCGACCGGGCCTACATCATCAACGAAGGTTCGGTTCTGGCCAGCGGACAGCCGGATGAAATTGTTTATAATGAGGCGGTGCGACGGGTCTATCTCGGCGAGCATTTTCGCCTCTGA
- a CDS encoding trypsin-like peptidase domain-containing protein: MKKLWLLFAQFTTLCVAALFVISVFRPELLRREAPPFAPAAPVARPAEPAPASYRLAAKKAMPAVVNIYTSKQVRPTPHPLLNDPLFRRFFGERFPSQPQRLASLGSGVIVDRRGYIITNHHVIESADAIEVLLADGRTAAAKIVGSDPETDLAVIRIDLPDLPTIEFGHADRLEVGDVVLAIGNPFGVGQTVTMGIVSALGRSHLGINTFEDFIQTDAPINPGNSGGALVDTNGALVGINSAIFSRTGGSLGIGFAIPETLAQQVMDQILAHGAVVRGWIGVSMRDLSPELAHNLGLPQVSGTLVVGVLRGGPADAAGVKPGDVLMRIDSKPLPNANAALATIAKLPPGRRVKATLLRQGREREVQIVIERRPPMPRATLEQDQP; encoded by the coding sequence ATGAAAAAGCTCTGGCTGCTGTTCGCCCAGTTCACCACCCTGTGCGTGGCGGCCCTGTTCGTGATCAGCGTTTTTCGGCCTGAGCTATTGCGCCGCGAGGCACCGCCTTTTGCCCCCGCCGCGCCAGTGGCAAGGCCGGCCGAGCCGGCGCCCGCATCCTACCGCCTGGCGGCGAAAAAGGCGATGCCCGCAGTGGTCAACATCTACACCAGCAAGCAAGTCCGCCCCACCCCCCACCCGCTGCTCAACGACCCCCTGTTCCGGCGCTTCTTCGGTGAGCGCTTTCCCAGCCAGCCGCAGCGCCTGGCGAGTCTGGGCTCGGGGGTGATCGTCGATCGCCGCGGCTACATCATCACCAATCATCACGTGATCGAATCCGCAGATGCCATCGAGGTCCTGCTCGCCGATGGCCGCACCGCAGCGGCGAAAATCGTCGGCTCCGATCCGGAGACGGATCTCGCCGTGATTCGCATCGACCTGCCGGATCTGCCCACCATCGAGTTCGGCCATGCCGATCGGCTGGAAGTGGGGGACGTGGTGCTCGCCATCGGCAACCCCTTCGGTGTGGGGCAAACGGTCACCATGGGCATCGTAAGCGCCCTGGGCCGCAGCCATCTGGGCATCAATACCTTCGAGGACTTCATCCAGACCGATGCGCCCATCAACCCCGGCAACTCCGGCGGCGCGCTGGTGGACACCAACGGTGCCCTGGTGGGCATCAACAGCGCCATCTTCTCCCGTACTGGCGGCTCGCTGGGCATCGGCTTCGCCATTCCGGAAACCCTGGCGCAACAGGTGATGGACCAAATCCTCGCCCATGGCGCCGTGGTCCGTGGCTGGATCGGCGTCTCGATGCGGGATCTCTCCCCGGAACTGGCCCACAATCTTGGACTTCCCCAGGTGAGCGGTACCCTGGTGGTAGGCGTGCTGCGCGGCGGACCAGCCGATGCGGCCGGGGTAAAGCCAGGTGATGTGCTCATGCGCATCGACAGCAAACCGCTGCCAAATGCCAATGCCGCGCTCGCCACCATCGCCAAGCTTCCGCCGGGACGCCGGGTCAAAGCGACTCTCCTGCGCCAAGGCCGGGAGCGGGAAGTCCAGATCGTGATCGAGCGCCGTCCCCCCATGCCGCGCGCCACGCTGGAGCAAGACCAGCCATGA